One window of the Pseudomonas lurida genome contains the following:
- a CDS encoding LysR substrate-binding domain-containing protein, whose product MRQLPSLNMLRIFEEVARHRSFSQAAVGLNVTQGAVSRQIKQLEDYLGVALFIRTPQGLSLTEVGFALSPHLSDAFDHIERALQAVRVPNLRQRLRIVAPPTWATRWLSAHLRRFCERYPDINLSVTHQATHDSLAEIDCQIRFGLDPAAHCSSELLVMERHIAVASPELFSNGQPPDLRRYPLLHILHDGKRLRVWENWLAAMGRDDIDADQGLEFSTLDQVIHTALAGGGLAVIDRQMIERELANGSLLPITPVEVIGPYGYWLDVATEKQGLSKVRLFTQWLGQVSNP is encoded by the coding sequence ATGCGCCAACTGCCTTCCCTCAACATGCTCCGCATCTTCGAAGAAGTCGCCCGCCACCGCAGCTTCAGCCAAGCTGCCGTGGGCCTCAACGTGACCCAAGGCGCGGTGAGCCGCCAGATCAAGCAACTGGAAGACTACCTCGGCGTCGCCCTCTTCATCCGCACTCCCCAGGGGCTGTCACTCACCGAAGTCGGCTTCGCCCTGTCCCCGCACCTGAGCGACGCCTTCGACCATATCGAGCGCGCCCTGCAAGCCGTGCGCGTGCCCAACCTGCGCCAGCGCCTGCGCATTGTCGCGCCGCCGACCTGGGCGACGCGTTGGTTGTCCGCGCATTTGCGGCGTTTCTGCGAGCGCTACCCGGATATCAACCTCAGTGTCACGCACCAGGCGACCCACGACAGCCTGGCGGAAATCGACTGCCAGATCCGCTTCGGCCTGGATCCGGCGGCCCATTGCAGCAGCGAACTGTTGGTGATGGAACGTCACATCGCCGTGGCCAGCCCCGAGTTGTTCAGCAACGGCCAGCCGCCAGACCTGCGGCGCTACCCACTGCTGCATATCCTGCACGACGGCAAACGCTTGAGAGTCTGGGAGAACTGGCTGGCGGCCATGGGCCGAGACGATATTGATGCGGACCAGGGCCTGGAATTCAGCACCCTCGACCAAGTGATCCATACCGCCCTGGCAGGCGGTGGCTTAGCGGTGATCGATCGGCAGATGATCGAACGTGAACTGGCCAACGGCAGCCTGTTGCCGATCACCCCCGTGGAAGTGATCGGTCCTTATGGCTATTGGCTGGATGTGGCGACGGAAAAACAGGGTTTATCCAAGGTTCGGTTGTTTACGCAGTGGCTGGGGCAAGTCAGCAACCCCTGA
- a CDS encoding ribonucleotide-diphosphate reductase subunit beta, whose amino-acid sequence MLSWDEVDNEDTGAAVIKGANAGHASEANMDRLDGAGAAAALEARNVTANDSAAIVRAKAALDKLDVAEGLAELEGSAARVAVDEKRMINCRADLNQLVPFKYDWAWQKYLDGCANHWMPQEVNMTADIALWKNPEGLTDDERRIVMRNLGFFSTADSLVANNLVLAVYRLITNPECRQYILRQAFEEAIHTHAYQYCIESLAMDEGEIFNMYHEIPSVAKKAAWGLKYTRSISDPKFETGTVETDKELLRNLVAYYCVLEGIFFYCGFTQILSMGRRNKMTGVAEQFQYILRDESMHLNFGIDVINQIKIENPHLWDAEMKEEATQMILQGTQLEIEYARDTMPRGVLGMNAAMMEDYLKFIANRRLSQIGLKEEYPGTTNPFPWMSEIMDLKKEKNFFETRVIEYQTGGALSWD is encoded by the coding sequence ATGCTGAGTTGGGATGAAGTCGACAACGAAGACACCGGTGCAGCGGTGATCAAGGGCGCCAACGCCGGCCATGCCAGCGAAGCCAACATGGATCGCCTTGACGGCGCCGGTGCCGCTGCCGCGCTGGAAGCCCGCAACGTGACTGCCAACGACTCCGCCGCCATCGTGCGCGCCAAGGCTGCGCTGGACAAACTCGACGTCGCCGAAGGCCTCGCTGAACTCGAAGGCTCCGCCGCCCGCGTCGCCGTTGACGAAAAGCGCATGATCAACTGCCGCGCCGACCTCAACCAACTCGTGCCCTTCAAATACGACTGGGCCTGGCAGAAGTACCTCGACGGCTGCGCCAACCACTGGATGCCGCAAGAGGTCAACATGACCGCCGACATCGCCCTGTGGAAAAACCCCGAAGGCCTGACCGACGACGAACGTCGCATCGTCATGCGCAACCTCGGCTTCTTCTCCACCGCCGACTCCCTGGTCGCGAACAACCTGGTGCTGGCCGTGTACCGCCTGATCACCAACCCCGAGTGCCGCCAGTACATCCTGCGCCAGGCCTTCGAAGAAGCGATCCACACCCACGCCTACCAGTACTGCATCGAATCGTTGGCCATGGATGAAGGCGAGATCTTCAACATGTACCACGAGATTCCATCGGTCGCCAAAAAGGCAGCCTGGGGCCTGAAGTACACCCGCTCGATCTCCGATCCGAAGTTCGAAACCGGCACCGTCGAGACCGACAAGGAACTGCTGCGCAACCTGGTCGCCTACTACTGCGTCCTGGAAGGCATCTTCTTCTACTGCGGCTTCACCCAGATCCTGTCCATGGGCCGCCGCAACAAGATGACCGGCGTCGCCGAGCAGTTCCAGTACATCCTGCGCGATGAGTCGATGCACTTGAACTTCGGTATCGACGTGATCAACCAGATCAAAATCGAAAACCCACACCTGTGGGATGCCGAGATGAAGGAAGAAGCCACCCAGATGATCCTGCAGGGGACGCAACTGGAGATCGAATACGCACGTGACACCATGCCGCGCGGCGTGTTGGGCATGAACGCGGCGATGATGGAGGATTACCTCAAGTTCATCGCCAACCGTCGCCTGTCGCAGATTGGCTTGAAGGAAGAGTATCCAGGCACCACCAACCCGTTCCCGTGGATGAGCGAGATCATGGACTTGAAGAAAGAGAAAAACTTCTTCGAGACCCGTGTGATCGAGTACCAGACCGGCGGCGCGCTGAGCTGGGACTAA
- a CDS encoding MFS transporter, which yields MTAQSVKIDDLPIGRFHLKIAGLTFGAHFTDGYILGLIGIAFTLLSPQMQLDAFWQGLIGASALIGLFLGSLFFGWISDTLGRQKIFLVSFVLITVASVMQFYAETAMGLLLCRILIGIGLGGDFSVGHAMLAEFSPKKHRGVLLGSFSVIWTFGYVAATFVGTAMLSLGDDAWRWMLASSAIPAGLILIARIGTPESPRWLVNRGRIAEARAIVKKHLGEHVVLDEEPSAQTRSGYGVLFSREYRKRTAFNCLFFVCIVMPYFAIYTFLPSILQKMGLSQGFGTELLLNLLLIVGALIGIGCTVKFSRRGFLINSFIILAAALFLLAVLPGSMAWLMVLTFGVFTLVLSAVSNLVGVFPAESFPTEVRASGIGLATAVSRLGSAISTFLLPVSVAGIGLSPTMGILAAILVFGAIISWAWAPETKALTLSQACKAEAPPVSGVADLPQPLRKQPNLG from the coding sequence ATGACTGCTCAATCCGTCAAAATCGACGATCTGCCAATCGGCCGCTTTCACCTGAAAATTGCCGGCCTGACCTTCGGCGCGCATTTTACCGACGGCTATATCCTCGGCCTGATCGGCATTGCCTTCACCCTGCTTAGCCCACAAATGCAACTGGATGCCTTCTGGCAAGGCCTGATCGGTGCTTCGGCCCTGATCGGTCTGTTTCTGGGCAGCCTGTTTTTCGGCTGGATATCCGACACCCTCGGCCGGCAGAAAATTTTCCTGGTCAGCTTTGTGCTGATCACCGTGGCCTCGGTGATGCAGTTCTATGCCGAGACGGCCATGGGGCTGTTGCTGTGCCGGATCCTGATTGGCATAGGCCTGGGCGGCGACTTCAGTGTCGGGCACGCCATGCTCGCCGAGTTTTCACCGAAGAAACATCGCGGCGTATTGCTCGGGTCGTTCAGCGTGATCTGGACCTTCGGCTACGTGGCCGCGACCTTTGTCGGCACCGCGATGCTCAGCCTGGGCGACGATGCCTGGCGCTGGATGCTGGCATCGTCGGCGATTCCCGCCGGCTTGATCCTGATCGCGCGCATTGGCACCCCGGAATCGCCACGCTGGCTGGTCAACCGTGGACGCATTGCCGAAGCCCGCGCCATCGTCAAGAAACACCTGGGCGAGCACGTGGTGCTGGACGAAGAACCGTCCGCGCAGACCCGCTCTGGCTACGGGGTGCTGTTCAGCCGTGAATACCGCAAGCGCACAGCGTTCAATTGCCTGTTCTTTGTGTGCATCGTGATGCCGTATTTCGCGATCTATACCTTCCTGCCGTCGATCCTGCAGAAGATGGGCCTGTCCCAAGGCTTTGGCACCGAGCTGCTGCTTAACCTGCTGCTGATTGTCGGCGCCCTGATCGGAATAGGGTGCACAGTGAAGTTTTCGCGCCGGGGATTTTTGATCAATTCGTTCATCATCCTCGCGGCGGCGCTGTTTCTCTTGGCGGTGTTGCCGGGAAGCATGGCGTGGTTGATGGTGCTGACCTTCGGCGTATTCACCTTGGTACTGTCAGCGGTGAGCAACCTGGTGGGTGTGTTCCCCGCAGAAAGCTTCCCCACCGAAGTGCGCGCCAGCGGTATCGGCCTGGCCACAGCGGTCAGCCGTCTGGGGTCGGCGATCAGTACCTTCCTGTTGCCGGTGAGCGTGGCCGGAATCGGCTTGAGCCCGACCATGGGCATTCTCGCGGCGATCCTGGTGTTTGGTGCAATCATCTCCTGGGCCTGGGCCCCGGAAACCAAGGCGTTGACCTTGAGCCAAGCGTGCAAGGCCGAGGCGCCGCCGGTGTCAGGGGTTGCTGACTTGCCCCAGCCACTGCGTAAACAACCGAACCTTGGATAA
- a CDS encoding NAD-dependent succinate-semialdehyde dehydrogenase: MNPLIRTGNYIDGQWSSGGPTYPVVNPANGALITDVQRAAAEETNLAIDAAERALPAWRKLTAKERSQRLKRWSELMLSNQQDLARLLSLEQGKPLAEAMGEVVYAASFLEWFGEEAKRAYGDVIPSHKADARIIVVKEAIGVVAAITPWNFPLAMVTRKVGPALAAGCTMILKPSEETPLSAFALAVLAEQAGIPAGVFNIVSGDAVAIGGALQASSVVRKLSFTGSTRTGKLLMRQAADTLKKVSLELGGNAPFIVFDDADLDAAVKGAMASKFRNTGQTCVCVNRFFIQDGVYDAFTRKLAEAVSAMRVGSALDGETEQGPLINAAALAKVEAHVGDALEKGARLLCGGRRHALGGTFFEPTILTEAHGDMLIAQEETFGPVAACLRFNDEAEVLQRANDTPFGLSAYFYSRDIGRVWRMAEGLEAGMVGINEGIISTEVAPFGGIKESGLGREGSKYGLDDYLEIKYLLMGGL; encoded by the coding sequence ATGAACCCGCTGATCCGTACCGGCAACTACATCGACGGCCAATGGTCCAGTGGCGGCCCGACCTACCCGGTAGTCAACCCGGCCAATGGCGCGCTGATTACTGATGTACAGCGCGCCGCTGCCGAAGAAACGAACCTGGCTATCGACGCCGCCGAACGTGCGCTGCCTGCCTGGCGCAAGCTGACTGCCAAGGAACGCAGCCAGCGCCTCAAGCGCTGGAGCGAACTGATGCTCAGCAACCAGCAGGACCTGGCCCGTTTGCTGAGCCTGGAACAGGGCAAGCCCCTGGCCGAAGCCATGGGCGAAGTGGTCTACGCCGCGAGCTTCCTGGAGTGGTTCGGCGAAGAAGCCAAGCGCGCCTATGGTGATGTGATCCCGAGCCACAAGGCGGATGCGCGCATCATCGTGGTCAAGGAGGCTATCGGTGTAGTCGCGGCGATCACGCCGTGGAACTTCCCCCTGGCCATGGTCACTCGCAAGGTCGGCCCGGCGCTGGCGGCGGGGTGCACCATGATCCTCAAGCCATCGGAGGAGACGCCCTTGTCGGCATTTGCCCTGGCGGTATTGGCCGAGCAGGCGGGGATTCCGGCCGGCGTGTTCAACATCGTCTCCGGCGATGCCGTGGCGATTGGCGGTGCGCTGCAAGCTTCCAGCGTGGTGCGCAAGCTGTCGTTCACCGGCTCCACGCGCACCGGCAAACTGCTGATGCGCCAGGCGGCGGATACGCTTAAAAAGGTCTCGCTGGAACTGGGCGGCAACGCGCCGTTTATCGTGTTTGACGACGCCGACCTCGACGCCGCCGTCAAAGGTGCCATGGCTTCCAAGTTCCGCAACACCGGGCAGACCTGCGTGTGCGTCAACCGCTTCTTTATCCAGGACGGCGTGTACGACGCCTTCACCCGCAAGCTGGCCGAGGCCGTCAGCGCCATGCGTGTCGGCAGCGCGCTGGACGGCGAAACCGAACAAGGCCCACTGATCAACGCTGCCGCCCTGGCCAAGGTCGAAGCCCATGTGGGTGACGCATTGGAGAAGGGCGCCAGGCTGCTGTGCGGGGGCCGTCGCCATGCCTTGGGCGGCACTTTCTTCGAGCCGACCATCCTCACCGAAGCCCACGGCGATATGCTTATCGCCCAGGAAGAAACCTTCGGTCCCGTAGCTGCGTGCTTGCGTTTCAACGATGAGGCCGAAGTGCTGCAACGCGCCAACGACACGCCGTTCGGTTTGTCCGCGTACTTCTACAGCCGTGACATCGGCCGCGTGTGGCGCATGGCCGAAGGCCTGGAAGCCGGCATGGTCGGCATCAATGAAGGGATTATTTCTACGGAAGTCGCGCCATTCGGCGGCATCAAGGAATCAGGTCTGGGCCGTGAAGGCTCCAAGTACGGCCTGGATGACTACCTGGAGATCAAATACCTGTTGATGGGCGGTCTCTGA
- a CDS encoding aldo/keto reductase → MQYIRLGNSGLQVSRLCLGTMNMGTPDWKPWIFDEKQSEPIVAHALDNGVNFIDLADFYSAGVGEEVVGRILKRVARREDIVVTTKVGYGTRSGINASGHSRKHIMDSIDASLSRLGMDYVDVFMLHYFDVNTPVEETMNALNDIVRAGKARYIGVSTMLTGQLAKILMACERNGWVKPINMQLQLNCAYREEEREMIPFCRDQGLGVSVFSPLARGLLTGEVQSTRNQTDFFTQQMYSDQASFDIAHSVQRVARARGVSNAQIAQAWVAHHPGVDVMLVGADTTEQFDSALAALDTQLDAEELHELERNYTPCDVINDYTAGKRILRAARPGLDRFNLIEAVA, encoded by the coding sequence ATGCAATACATCCGTTTGGGCAACTCCGGCCTGCAAGTCTCGCGCCTATGCCTGGGCACCATGAACATGGGCACCCCGGACTGGAAACCATGGATCTTCGACGAAAAGCAAAGCGAGCCCATCGTCGCCCACGCCTTGGACAATGGCGTCAACTTCATCGACCTGGCTGACTTCTACTCCGCTGGCGTCGGCGAGGAAGTAGTGGGGCGCATCCTCAAGCGCGTGGCGCGGCGCGAGGACATCGTGGTCACCACCAAAGTCGGCTACGGCACCCGCAGTGGCATCAACGCCAGCGGTCACTCGCGCAAGCACATCATGGACAGCATCGACGCCTCCCTAAGTCGCCTGGGCATGGATTACGTCGACGTGTTCATGCTGCATTACTTCGACGTGAACACCCCGGTGGAAGAAACCATGAACGCGCTGAACGACATCGTGCGTGCCGGCAAGGCGCGCTACATCGGCGTATCCACCATGCTCACCGGCCAACTGGCGAAGATCCTCATGGCCTGCGAGCGTAATGGCTGGGTCAAGCCGATTAACATGCAACTGCAACTGAACTGCGCCTACCGCGAGGAAGAGCGCGAGATGATTCCGTTCTGCCGCGACCAGGGACTGGGCGTCTCGGTGTTCAGCCCGCTGGCCCGTGGCCTGCTCACCGGTGAGGTGCAATCGACGCGCAACCAGACCGATTTCTTCACCCAGCAGATGTACAGCGACCAAGCGTCGTTCGACATCGCCCATTCGGTACAACGTGTGGCCCGCGCCCGTGGTGTGTCCAACGCACAGATCGCCCAGGCCTGGGTCGCCCACCATCCAGGCGTCGATGTGATGCTGGTCGGCGCCGACACCACCGAGCAATTCGACAGCGCACTGGCAGCCCTCGATACCCAGCTGGATGCCGAGGAACTCCACGAGCTCGAACGCAACTACACCCCGTGCGATGTGATCAACGACTACACCGCCGGCAAGCGCATCCTGCGTGCGGCCCGTCCGGGCCTGGACCGTTTCAACCTGATCGAGGCCGTGGCATGA
- the fae gene encoding formaldehyde-activating enzyme, whose translation MKTLDLYIGEGFEGPGVNAAHINILIGPRNGPAGQAFANSLASPSQGHCPFMVIAQPNIPVKPMTLYVNKAEISSDLHGNATWGASQAGIAKAVLEALLDGTLPPEAEDEWAIVTANWVNPACDDLDAVYLNNYNACRTAIRAALTGTPYTAQLADVVNHISNPFYTPKA comes from the coding sequence ATGAAAACACTGGATCTCTACATCGGCGAAGGTTTCGAAGGCCCGGGTGTCAACGCGGCCCACATCAACATCCTGATCGGCCCCCGCAACGGCCCGGCCGGCCAGGCATTTGCCAACAGCCTGGCCTCCCCAAGCCAGGGACACTGCCCCTTCATGGTGATTGCCCAGCCGAATATCCCGGTCAAGCCCATGACCCTGTACGTCAACAAGGCCGAAATCAGCAGCGACCTACACGGCAACGCCACCTGGGGTGCCTCCCAGGCCGGCATCGCCAAGGCGGTGCTCGAAGCCTTGCTCGACGGCACCTTGCCACCCGAAGCCGAAGACGAATGGGCCATCGTCACCGCCAACTGGGTCAACCCGGCCTGCGATGACCTGGATGCGGTCTACCTGAACAACTATAACGCCTGCCGCACGGCGATCCGTGCCGCCTTGACCGGGACGCCGTACACCGCGCAGTTGGCTGACGTGGTCAACCACATCAGCAACCCTTTCTACACGCCAAAGGCTTGA